In the Nitratiruptor sp. YY09-18 genome, GAGATGCATGAAACTGGCGGTTTTTGACTTCGATTCTACATTGATGGATGGTGAAACGATCGATTTTTTGGCTGGAGCCCTTGGGCTCAAAGATAAAGTTGCGCAAATTACAGAGATGGCAATGCAAGGAGAACTCGATTTTTTTGAAAGCCTCATAACTAGAGTCAAACTCCTCGAAGGCTTAGAAGTTGCAAAAGTTGATGAAATCTGCCACAACCTTCCCTATATGCCAGGAGCAAAAGAGACAATAAGTGAACTGAAAAAGAGAGGATACCGTGTCGTTGTATTTAGCGGCGGATTTCGCAATGCTACGAGCTATGCAAGAGATGTTTTAGGATTTGATGCTGATTTTAGCAATATTCTCCACGCAAAAGAGGGAAGACTCACAGGATTGGTAGGTGGAGATATGATGTTTGATTTTAGCAAAGGTGATATGTTGCAAAGACTCCAACATATTTTGCAAATTACTCCTGTAGATACAGTTGTAGTAGGTGACGGAGCCAATGATAGAAGCATGTTTGCCCATGCAAAGACAAAGATAGCGTTTTGCGCAAAAGATATTCTTAAAAAAGAGGCAAATGTTATAATTGATACAAAGGATCTGCGTGAAATACTTCGTGTGGTTGATTAGTTTTTTTCTTTTTATTTCACTCAATGCAAAGGAGACACATATGCAAGTTATATCATCAGCTTTTGAAAATGGGGGAGTAATTCCTTCACGCTATACCTGTGATGGAGAAAATATCTCTATTCCCCTTGAATTTATAGATGTTCCGGCAAATACGAAATCTTTGGCTGTTATTATGGATGATCCAGATGCACCTATGGGAGTATTTGTGCATTGGGTTATGTATGACATACCAGCTTCAATTAAGGAGCTTCCAGCTGGAATACCGCAAGCACCGGTTTTAGAGTATGGTATCAAGCAAGGCATCAATGATTTTGGTACTATTGGCTATGGAGGACCCTGTCCACCAAATGGTGCACACCGCTACTATATCAAAGTCTATGCCCTTGATACTCTCCCAGACCTCAAGCCAGGACTTACAAAAATGCAGCTTCTTCAGGCAATAGAGCCCTACATAATTGATGAAGGGGTTTTGATGGGAATATATGAGCGATAAACTCTATATAGGAACTAGCGGATTTTATTATGAGCATTGGAGGGGGATTTTTTATCCTCTAGATTTGCCAAAAAATAAACTCCTCTCCTTTTATGTGCAGCACTTCAATACCCTTGAACTCAATGCTACCTTCTACCATCTGCCAAAAACAAAAAGTGTCCAGCACTGGAATGAGCAAGCACCACAAGGTTTTTTGTACAGCATAAAAGCCTATCGTGCCATTACGCATTACAAAAAGTTGCACGAGTGCAAGGATGAACTCTACCGCTTCTTGCATCTTGTAAAGCCATTAAAGCCACATCTTGGTATGATTCTCTTTCAACTACCACCATCATTACACTATGATTTAGAGCTTTTAAGTGCATTTTTGCACCTTTTGCCACAAGGCTATCACTATGCGATGGAATTTCGCCACAGCTCTTGGTACACTGATGAGGTGTTTAAACTCCTGCGCCACTACAATGTAGCGCTCTGCCTTCACGACTTTGGACGCAAATCTATGCCACTTATAGCTACGAGTAGTGATGTCTATATTCGTTTACATGGTCCAAATGGTCATTATGGAGGATCATATAACGATGAAGCTTTGCAGCAATGGGCAAAACTCATAAGAGACTTTTTAGATCACAATAAGAGGATATTTTGCTATTTCAATAACGACTATGAAGGAAACGCAATCAATGATGCCAAAAGGCTCTTAGCTCTTTTGGCCACAGAGTAAAAAGATGTGGTAATCTTGCGCTTTTTTGATGGTATAGGCTCTCTTTTTGCAGATGATTTCAAGTCCATGTTTTTGGAAGATTTTTGCAAGCTCATATACATCGAATCCAAAGTGATAGACCCCTTCATTGCCGTGATCATGGAAACTCCCATCTTCACTCTCAAGATCAGCTATACAAACCTTTCCATTGGGTCTCAGTTTTGAGACAAGCTTTGCGACTATTGCATCGGTATCTTGTATATGGTGCAAAGCCATAGAGGAGATGATGAGGTCGGCTTGTGGCAAGGAAGCAAAATCATCTGTAGCGTAAGCTTTTTCTAAAGAGGGGCTCTTATTATTAAACTCTTCTCGCATCTTTTGGGAGATATCATACCCTATGAGTGTAGAAGTATCGTCAAGGAAGTGGTATCCAAGCAGTCCCGTACCACAGCCAAAATCTATAACTGTCTCATATTTGCTAGAAATACACTCTTTTATAGCATCCGCTACAGCTTTAGCAAGATTTTTGCGTCTTGCGCTTTTATCCCAATCATTTGCACGTTTGTCGAAACTACTCACCCTTAAGACCTAGACAGTTTATTGCGATACCACGGATTTTTCGTGCTTGGTAGTCGAGTTTGAACCATCTATCAAACACCTCAATTGCTGGAATATCTTGCGCTTTTGAAAAATCGAGTGCTCCGTTGGAGTCTTTAGGAATAAACTGCTCTAGAAATTCATACATATCCATGCGCATCTGCTCATACTTTTTGAACTCTTGCATTGCGGCTTCTTTGTCCATAGCTCCTCCTTATATTGAGTAAAAAAGTATAGTATCTTATCTTTTTTCAAATGAAAAAAATA is a window encoding:
- the serB gene encoding phosphoserine phosphatase SerB, giving the protein MKLAVFDFDSTLMDGETIDFLAGALGLKDKVAQITEMAMQGELDFFESLITRVKLLEGLEVAKVDEICHNLPYMPGAKETISELKKRGYRVVVFSGGFRNATSYARDVLGFDADFSNILHAKEGRLTGLVGGDMMFDFSKGDMLQRLQHILQITPVDTVVVGDGANDRSMFAHAKTKIAFCAKDILKKEANVIIDTKDLREILRVVD
- a CDS encoding YbhB/YbcL family Raf kinase inhibitor-like protein, whose protein sequence is MQVISSAFENGGVIPSRYTCDGENISIPLEFIDVPANTKSLAVIMDDPDAPMGVFVHWVMYDIPASIKELPAGIPQAPVLEYGIKQGINDFGTIGYGGPCPPNGAHRYYIKVYALDTLPDLKPGLTKMQLLQAIEPYIIDEGVLMGIYER
- a CDS encoding DUF72 domain-containing protein; translation: MSDKLYIGTSGFYYEHWRGIFYPLDLPKNKLLSFYVQHFNTLELNATFYHLPKTKSVQHWNEQAPQGFLYSIKAYRAITHYKKLHECKDELYRFLHLVKPLKPHLGMILFQLPPSLHYDLELLSAFLHLLPQGYHYAMEFRHSSWYTDEVFKLLRHYNVALCLHDFGRKSMPLIATSSDVYIRLHGPNGHYGGSYNDEALQQWAKLIRDFLDHNKRIFCYFNNDYEGNAINDAKRLLALLATE
- a CDS encoding class I SAM-dependent methyltransferase; this translates as MSSFDKRANDWDKSARRKNLAKAVADAIKECISSKYETVIDFGCGTGLLGYHFLDDTSTLIGYDISQKMREEFNNKSPSLEKAYATDDFASLPQADLIISSMALHHIQDTDAIVAKLVSKLRPNGKVCIADLESEDGSFHDHGNEGVYHFGFDVYELAKIFQKHGLEIICKKRAYTIKKAQDYHIFLLCGQKS